A DNA window from Citrobacter tructae contains the following coding sequences:
- the recG gene encoding ATP-dependent DNA helicase RecG: MKGRLLDAIPLNSLTGVGAAQSSKLAKIGLHTVQDLLLHLPLRYEDRTHLYPIGELLPGVYATVEGEVLSCNITFGGRRMMTCQISDGSGILTMRFFNFSAAMKNSLATGRRVLAYGEAKRGKYGAEMIHPEYRVQGDLSTPELQETLTPVYPTTEGVKQATLRKLTDQALDLLDTCAIAELLPPELLQGMMSLPEALRTLHRPPPSLQLSDLETGQHPAQRRLILEELLAHNLSMLALRAGAQRFHSQPLSANNALKDKLLAALPFKPTAAQARVTAEIERDMALDIPMMRLVQGDVGSGKTLVAALAALRAIAHGKQVALMAPTELLAEQHANNFRNWFAPLGVEVGWLAGKQKGKARQAQQEAIASGQVQMIVGTHAIFQEQVQFNGLALVIIDEQHRFGVHQRLALWEKGQQQGFHPHQLIMTATPIPRTLAMTAYADLDTSVIDELPPGRTPVTTVAIPDTRRSDIIDRVRNACTHEGRQAYWVCTLIEESDLLEAQAAEATWEELKLALPELNIGLVHGRMKPAEKQSVMAAFKQGELHLLIATTVIEVGVDVPNASLMIIENPERLGLAQLHQLRGRVGRGAVASHCVLLYKSPLSKTAQKRLQVLRDSNDGFVIAQKDLEIRGPGELLGTRQTGTAEFKVADLLRDQAIIPEVQRIARHIHERYPQQAVALIERWMPETERYSNA; this comes from the coding sequence GCCTGCACACCGTGCAGGACCTCCTGCTCCACCTCCCTCTGCGTTACGAAGATCGTACCCATCTGTACCCAATTGGCGAACTGCTACCGGGCGTCTATGCCACCGTTGAAGGCGAAGTGCTGAGCTGCAATATCACCTTCGGTGGACGCCGGATGATGACCTGCCAGATCAGCGATGGCTCCGGCATTCTCACCATGCGCTTTTTCAATTTCAGCGCAGCGATGAAAAACAGCCTTGCCACCGGCCGCCGGGTGCTGGCATACGGTGAAGCCAAACGCGGGAAATACGGCGCAGAAATGATTCACCCAGAATACCGCGTGCAAGGCGATCTCAGCACGCCGGAATTGCAGGAAACGCTCACACCGGTGTATCCAACCACCGAAGGCGTGAAGCAGGCCACGCTGCGCAAACTGACCGATCAGGCGCTGGATCTGCTCGATACCTGCGCCATTGCCGAGCTGCTGCCGCCAGAGTTGTTGCAGGGCATGATGAGCCTGCCGGAAGCGCTGCGCACGCTGCACCGTCCGCCGCCATCGCTACAGCTCAGCGATCTCGAAACCGGGCAACATCCGGCACAGCGACGCCTGATTCTGGAAGAATTACTGGCGCATAACCTCAGCATGCTGGCATTACGTGCCGGGGCGCAGCGTTTTCACTCCCAGCCGTTGAGCGCCAACAACGCGCTGAAAGATAAGCTACTGGCGGCGTTACCGTTTAAACCAACGGCTGCGCAGGCCCGTGTCACCGCCGAGATCGAACGCGACATGGCGCTGGATATCCCCATGATGCGCCTGGTACAGGGCGATGTCGGCTCCGGAAAAACGCTAGTCGCGGCGCTTGCTGCCCTACGGGCTATCGCCCATGGCAAGCAGGTGGCGTTGATGGCCCCCACCGAGTTACTGGCCGAACAGCATGCGAATAACTTCCGCAACTGGTTCGCGCCGCTGGGTGTTGAAGTGGGTTGGTTGGCAGGTAAACAGAAAGGCAAAGCGCGCCAGGCGCAGCAAGAAGCCATCGCCAGCGGTCAGGTGCAGATGATTGTCGGTACGCATGCCATTTTCCAGGAGCAGGTACAGTTCAACGGACTGGCGCTGGTTATCATCGATGAACAGCATCGTTTTGGTGTGCATCAGCGTCTGGCACTGTGGGAGAAAGGTCAGCAGCAGGGTTTCCACCCGCACCAGCTGATCATGACCGCCACGCCAATCCCGCGCACGCTGGCAATGACCGCTTATGCCGATCTCGACACGTCAGTAATTGACGAACTCCCGCCGGGTCGTACGCCGGTCACCACAGTCGCCATTCCGGATACCCGTCGCAGCGATATTATTGACCGCGTGCGCAACGCCTGTACCCATGAAGGACGCCAGGCATACTGGGTTTGCACGCTGATTGAAGAGTCTGACTTGTTAGAGGCTCAGGCGGCAGAAGCCACATGGGAAGAGCTGAAACTAGCCCTGCCGGAACTCAATATTGGTCTGGTTCACGGACGCATGAAACCCGCCGAGAAACAGTCGGTGATGGCCGCCTTTAAGCAAGGTGAACTGCATCTGCTGATCGCCACCACGGTGATTGAAGTGGGTGTAGACGTCCCCAACGCCAGCCTGATGATTATCGAAAACCCGGAGCGCTTAGGTCTGGCCCAACTGCATCAGCTACGCGGCCGCGTTGGCCGTGGCGCGGTGGCCTCCCACTGCGTGCTACTCTACAAATCACCGCTATCAAAAACTGCGCAGAAACGCCTGCAGGTTCTGCGGGACAGCAACGACGGGTTTGTGATTGCGCAAAAAGATTTGGAGATCCGCGGCCCGGGCGAACTGCTGGGGACCCGTCAGACGGGGACGGCAGAATTCAAAGTAGCGGACCTACTGCGTGATCAGGCTATTATTCCGGAAGTTCAGCGCATTGCCCGTCATATTCACGAACGTTACCCGCAACAGGCGGTGGCGCTGATTGAGCGCTGGATGCCGGAAACCGAGCGCTATTCCAACGCGTGA